The Pristiophorus japonicus isolate sPriJap1 chromosome 31, sPriJap1.hap1, whole genome shotgun sequence genome has a segment encoding these proteins:
- the LOC139240418 gene encoding chemerin-like receptor 1 has product MEPEEIQLTQSSEVLHHVSVTEDYSSGHHAMYAFINAIFITNCILGMLGNGLVIWATGFKLKRTANTVWLLSLAVADFTVSLLLPLFITEFSLDFNWPFGRLLCKLNSGALALCLNASIFILVAISVDRCISVALPIWSRNHRSPRLATQLSLGVWVVAAMFSMLTFVFCDTVSSGNRTMCNHNYLLQSERAALNMTVYGDKEHREVLKQAENLRYARYRAVTLSRFLGAFLLPFLVIAASYAIIGLRLRWDRLAPSRGKLFRVIASVVLAFLLCWAPYHFFSILRLLQLREEPWPLVLSVGVPLSYSLACMNSCINPVLYIFMWQDFRDLLNKSLQRHNSQGTQILRN; this is encoded by the coding sequence ATGGAGCCTGAGGAAATTCAGCTGACCCAATCTAGCGAGGTTCTGCACCATGTCTCGGTGACTGAAGACTACTCCAGCGGGCACCATGCGATGTATGCCTTCATCAATGCGATCTTCATCACCAACTGCATCCTCGGCATGTTGGGCAACGGGCTGGTCATCTGGGCCACCGGCTTCAAGCTGAAGAGAACGGCCAACACAGTCTGGTTGCTGAGCCTCGCCGTGGCTGACTTCACCGTCTCTCTGCTGCTCCCGCTCTTCATCACCGAATTCTCCCTGGATTTCAACTGGCCTTTTGGCCGGCTGCTCTGCAAGCTCAACAGCGGGGCGCTTGCGCTCTGCCTGAACGCTAGCATCTTCATTCTGGTCGCCATCAGCGTGGATCGCTGCATCTCAGTAGCGTTGCCCATCTGGTCCAGGAACCACCGCAGCCCGCGGCTGGCCACCCAGCTCAGCCTCGGGGTTTGGGTGGTGGCCGCCATGTTTAGCATGTTGACCTTCGTCTTCTGCGACACGGTGTCCTCGGGTAATCGCACAATGTGTAACCACAACTACCTGCTGCAGAGCGAGAGGGCGGCTCTGAACATGACTGTTTACGGAGACAAGGAACACCGGGAGGTGTTGAAGCAGGCGGAGAACCTCCGCTATGCCCGATACCGAGCGGTGACACTCTCCCGCTTCCTCGGCGCTTTCCTCCTCCCGTTCCTGGTCATCGCCGCCAGCTATGCCATCATTGGGCTGCGGCTGAGGTGGGACCGCCTGGCGCCCAGCAGAGGAAAACTATTCAGGGTCATTGCCAGCGTTGTCTTGGCCTTCCTCCTGTGCTGGGCGCCCTACCACTTCTTTTCTATCCTCAGGCTGCTGCAGCTACGCGAGGAGCCATGGCCCCTGGTACTCAGCGTGGGCGTCCCTCTCAGCTACAGCCTGGCCTGCATGAACAGCTGCATCAACCCCGTTCTCTACATCTTCATGTGGCAGGACTTCAGGGACTTGCTCAACAAGTCGCTTCAACGTCATAAcagccaggggacacagattttaaGAAATTGA